DNA from Phycisphaerae bacterium:
GCGCCCCAGAAATCCGTCCAACTCCACCAACTCCATAGAGCCCTCGACCTGATCCCCGACGGCCGGAATCTCTTTTCGTAAACCGCCCGCCGCCCCGTACAATACCGGCAAAGGAGGAACCGTGGCGATAGACCTCGACCGTCACATCCAAAGCTTCACCCGCGTCGCCGTCGACCTCGCCTCAAGCGGAGCCGAACTCGCCTTCGGCCTCATGGGCAAAACCGCCGTCTCCCTCAAGGACGACCACACCGTCGTCACCGAAGCCGACCACCGAGTCCAGGAAATGATCGTCCAGCGGCTGCGGCGACTCTTCCCCACCCACGGCATCATCGCCGAGGAAGCCTCCGACATGCTCAAACCCGATGAACTCGAACGCGAGTGCGTCTGGGTCATCGACCCCATCGACGGAACCCGCTGCTTCGCCGCCGGCATCCCCAGCTTCACCTGCTCCGTCGCCATGCTCTACCGCCACGCGCCCGCCGTCGCCGCCATCGCCCTGCCGCGACCGCGAATGATCTTCCACACCAGCCTCAACGAACCCACCCGACTCAACAATCAGCCGGTCCGCGTCACCGACCGGCCCCTCGACCAGCGCAGCGTCATCGCCGTCTCCGGCTCCGAACTCCTCCACGTCCCCGAATACCTCCGCCGGTGGGCCGGCGTCCGTATCGTCCGCGACTTCGGATCCGTCGCCTACCACATCGCCCTCGTCGCCGCCGGAAAACTCGACGCCGCTAT
Protein-coding regions in this window:
- a CDS encoding inositol monophosphatase, with translation MAIDLDRHIQSFTRVAVDLASSGAELAFGLMGKTAVSLKDDHTVVTEADHRVQEMIVQRLRRLFPTHGIIAEEASDMLKPDELERECVWVIDPIDGTRCFAAGIPSFTCSVAMLYRHAPAVAAIALPRPRMIFHTSLNEPTRLNNQPVRVTDRPLDQRSVIAVSGSELLHVPEYLRRWAGVRIVRDFGSVAYHIALVAAGKLDAAINFKGKLWDVAAAALLLDRAGGTILRLDDRGIPNRQPLWPINPKTYRREPLPLLACSPAAANQLQTEMT